In Sphingobacterium sp. lm-10, the DNA window CTTACGTCAAGTTCGGGTTTACGGCAGTTTATGCGTAGCCTTGGTTAAGTCTGTTTGCCATCGAATATCGCCGGGCTTAAAAGTAAATATTTGATCGCAAAAAAGGAAACATTCATCTCTGTCATGCACAACGCTTCGGCTCCAACCAATTGGATACATCATCATCAAGGTAAATTTCAGATACGGTATAGACCTTATACCTTACAGATGAATCATGTATTCACCGTAGCCTCATTTAGTCGAACTACCACACCAGTGGTGTTATTGGAACTGGATTTCGAAGGCTTTACCGGATACGGTGAAGCAGCGATGCCTCCTTATCTTGGTGAGTCTCAGGAAAGCGTGTTTGGCTTTCTTCAGCAGGTTGATTTATCTCGATTCTCTTCTCCATTTGAGACGGCGGATATACTCGCTTATGTCGATGCTTTAGCCCCCAATAATACCGCTGCCAAAGCTGCCATTGATATCGCGCTGCACGACCTCATAGGCAAGATCATGCAACAGCCTTTTTATAAAGTTTGGGGATTGGATAGCCAGAAGATTCCTCCAACATCCTTTACCATTGGCATCGATACAGAAGCGATGATTAGGCAGAAGGTAGCCGAAGCAGGGACTTATCGTATGCTGAAGGTGAAACTGGGTTTGGAAACCGACAAGATGATTATTGAAACCATCCGATCGGTCACCGACGTGCCACTTTGTGCCGATGTCAACCAGGGATGGAAAGACAAATACCTCGCGCTGGATATGGCCGGTTGGTTGGCAGAAAGGAACGTGGTTTTTCTGGAACAGCCTATGCCGAAAGACCAAGCGGAAGATAATGCCTGGCTCACCGCACGATCACCTATTCCTACGATTGCAGATGAAGCATGTCAGCGTTTGGCCGACGTTCCTGCATTGCGAGGGATATATAGCGGCATTAACATCAAACTAATGAAATGTACGGGCATGCGTGAAGCAAAACAAATGGCAGAGTTGGCACGTGCCCTGGATATGAAGGTCATGTTGGGTTGTATGACCGAAACCTCTT includes these proteins:
- a CDS encoding dipeptide epimerase; translated protein: MIAKKETFISVMHNASAPTNWIHHHQGKFQIRYRPYTLQMNHVFTVASFSRTTTPVVLLELDFEGFTGYGEAAMPPYLGESQESVFGFLQQVDLSRFSSPFETADILAYVDALAPNNTAAKAAIDIALHDLIGKIMQQPFYKVWGLDSQKIPPTSFTIGIDTEAMIRQKVAEAGTYRMLKVKLGLETDKMIIETIRSVTDVPLCADVNQGWKDKYLALDMAGWLAERNVVFLEQPMPKDQAEDNAWLTARSPIPTIADEACQRLADVPALRGIYSGINIKLMKCTGMREAKQMAELARALDMKVMLGCMTETSCAISAAAQLAPLADWADLDGALLIGNDLFDGMKVHDGLCHLPERPGIGVIKKGD